From the Lathyrus oleraceus cultivar Zhongwan6 chromosome 4, CAAS_Psat_ZW6_1.0, whole genome shotgun sequence genome, one window contains:
- the LOC127136258 gene encoding uncharacterized protein LOC127136258 yields the protein MRADITIVKAQMGQPIEALHDLARGQEEMRQANLRVAAANPTVVIIPVNPLGGAGTPIVAQPPPEKGPVYQNRAQPFNIPVNGRVQPEIDDHQDAFFTTKADSVYDAFGPSPADLERKFRMVEERFKAMEGPDTFELDAADMCLVPGVEIPPKFKVPSFEKYHGVTCPKTHIQAFYRKMAAHSDDEKLLMHFFQDSLSGASLEWYMQLEHTHIRT from the coding sequence ATGAGAGCAGATATAACCATTGTGAAGGCTCAGATGGGTCAGCCTATTGAAGCCCTACATGATTTGGCTAGGGGACAAGAGGAAATGCGTCAGGCTAATCTAAGAGTCGCCGCCGCCAACCCTACTGTTGTGATAATACCAGTGAATCCGTTAGGAGGAGCTGGTACACCTATTGTAGCTCAACCACCTCCCGAAAAAGGTCCAGTATACCAAAATCGTGCTCAGCCATTCAATATCCCTGTCAATGGGAGAGTTCAACCTGAGATTGATGATCATCAGGATGCTTTCTTCACCACAAAGGCTGACTCAGTTTATGATGCTTTTGGTCCTTCTCCTGCTGACCTCGAAAGGAAATTCCGTATGGTGGAGGAGAGATTCAAGGCGATGGAAGGTCCCGATACCTTTGAGTTAGATGCTGCCGACATGTGCTTAGTGCCAGGCGTGGAAATTCCTCCTAAGTTCAAAGTGCCAAGCTTTGAAAAGTATCATGGGGTCACTTGTCCAAAGACCCACATTCAAGCTTTTTACAGAAAGATGGCCGCTCATTCTGATGATGAAAAACTTTTAATGcactttttccaagatagtcttAGTGGAGCTTCTCTGGAATGGTATATGCAGCTCGAGCACACGCATATACGGACTTGA
- the LOC127136257 gene encoding uncharacterized protein LOC127136257: protein MAGEQHSDHSRPLVNYNMDDGPPSHEADVRDGHPSTPSPEPQNNGDASHAHNLGAETFHPIPVPVEGDAVMIAMVNALNQAGSMLHQQHERITALEAERQEARPQPVSRIQQRSEPTKKRGRRSPEPYASRARARRDGGRARTSPRRGHSPDNNELSPLRSDEEDLHCPLSRAIMEAPLPKGMEKPPNLAVYDGTTDPDDHVDNVNAMLDYRNDITGHLKCRLFSTTLRKGAMAWYKSLAPESITSWRVMRSMFTRHFTASRRHPKTEATLEAIVQKKNETLRSYIERFNQEAVEVDTTEHMKKYLLERGLLPGSELSRAVGIEPPRTLNELLHKAQAYIRYEEKQVAHNARSGRNAGETEHSKRDDTSISRRNGDKRREERPRELREGRGPAGRYSEYTLLTAPRERILAECINSEFKQGRVRFPKPSAPKPHTDKSKAPEAVHEEERSSQTRRAREEETPGNTPPDNSPYQVALCVSRPEDFFLPEPLPEGKITALSPWEDFPTTLVISGGGTNGESAALSVKRKFDELLLTAPEQKATLTKYRGKSNPISFFLEELPGGSPNSAIPLLIRAKMARFDVRRILVDEGSSVDIMYVHLFKTLKLDKTNLAPYVGSDLQGFNGATTRPWGYVELLVTFGEQETAREVKIQFLVVDCPSLYNCIFGRPTLAELTAVPSTVHLKMKYYTKLGRVVTIHGDIEAARRCYDAAVKGQAVVSTKSNCNNKKLKTEDPARGVNAIDLDCRIGLDETEEGRFPKERSLEHPVRPIPDGEFELIPLGDDPERTVKIGKGLPEETREELVACLKENSDLFAWNAAEMPGLDPEIACHKLAVDRAAKPIAQHRRKQSPEKAEAAERAVKDLLEANFISEAQYTTCLSNVVLVKKNNGKWRMCVDYTDLNRACPKDAFPLPNIDSLVDNSAGFKLLSFMDAYSGYNQIPMSPADKKHTAFMTPTGNYYYNVMPFGLKNAGATYQRMMNKVFKDEIGDMLEVYMDDMIVKSHEEITHARHLTKVFEQARQCKMRFNPEKCTFGVRAGKFLGFYLTERGIEANPDKCRAFSEFPTRKPKIDPVTQWSARLTLPFHRQVRPARVAVLQTPSQRGYLRLDR from the exons ATGGCCGGAGAACAACATAGCGATCACAGCCGTCCCCTCGTCAACTACAACATGGACGACGGCCCGCCATCCCATGAAGCGGACGTTCGGGACGGTCATCCATCCACCCCGTCTCCAGAGCCCCAAAACAACGGAGATGCCTCTCACGCCCACAATTTAGGGGCAGAGACATTTCATCCCATTCCCGTTCCCGTTGAAGGAGACGCCGTAATGATTGCCATGGTGAATGCCCTCAATCAAGCCGGTTCTATGCTCCACCAGCAGCACGAACGAATCACGGCCCTCGAAGCCGAACGACAAGAAGCCCGGCCCCAGCCGGTGAGTAGGATACAACAGCGTTCGGAGCCAACGAAGAAGCGAGGACGTCGCTCTCCCGAACCCTACGCCAGCAGGGCACGCGCCCGTCGTGACGGTGGTCGAGCGAGAACATCACCAAGGCGCGGGCACAGCCCCGACAACAACGAACTGTCTCCCTTAAGGAGCGATGAGGAAGATTTGCATTGCCCCCTATCTCGGGCAATAATGGAGGCCCCGCTCCCCAAAGGCATGGAGAAACCGCCAAACCTAGCTGTGTACGACGGGACTACAGATCCCGACGATCACGTCGACAACGTCAACGCGATGCTCGACTACCGCAATGATATAACCGGGCACCTCAAATGCCGACTGTTCTCAACGACCCTCAGGAAAGGGGCCATGGCCTGGTACAAAAGCTTGGCCCCTGAGTCCATTACGTCATGGAGAGTCATGAGGTCCATGTTCACCCGGCACTTTACAGCTTCCCGTCGTCACCCCAAGACTGAGGCGACCCTTGAAGCCATAGtgcagaagaagaatgaaacACTGCGCTCATACATCGAGCGATTCAACCAGGAAGCTGTCGAGGTAGATACCACCGAGCACATGAAGAAGTATCTCCTCGAGAGAGGTCTCTTACCCGGCAGTGAACTTAGCAGAGCCGTAGGGATCGAGCCTCCCCGCACCTTAAACGAGCTCCTGCATAAAGCCCAGGCCTACATCAGATACGAGGAAAAGCAGGTGGCACACAATGCCCGCAGCGGACGTAACGCTGGGGAGACCGAGCACTCAAAACGCGATGACACGAGCATTTCCCGTCGCAACGGAGACAAACGAAGAGAAGAAAGACCTCGCGAGCTCCGGGAAGGAAGAGGCCCCGCGGGCAGATATAGCGAGTACACCTTACTGACAGCTCCTCGAGAGCGTATCCTCGCAGAATGTATCAACTCTGAATTTAAGCAGGGCAGGGTCAGGTTCCCAAAACCGTCTGCACCAAAGCCCCACACCGACAAATCAAA GGCACCTGAAGCAGTACACGAGGAAGAACGAAGCTCCCAGACACGACGAGCCAGAGAAGAAGAGACCCCGGGAAACACACCCCCTGACAACTCTCCCTATCAAGTGGCCCTCTGCGTGTCACGACCGGAAGATTTCTTCCTCCCCGAACCATTGCCCGAGGGCAAGATCACTGCACTCAGCCCCTGGGAAGACTTCCCTACCACACTGGTGATATCAGGAGGAGGGACTAACGGGGAATCCGCGGCCCTCTCCGTCAAACGTAAGTTCGACGAACTCCTACTGACTGCCCCCGAGCAGAAAGCGACATTGACAAAATACCGGGGAAAATCCAACCCAATATCCTTCTTCCTGGAGGAACTCCCGGGCGGATCCCCCAACTCGGCCATCCCACTATTGATAAGAGCAAAGATGGCCCGATTCGACGTACGACGCATCCTGGTCGACGAAGGCAGCTCAGTGGATATCATGTACGTCCACCTCTTCAAGACTCTGAAGCTAGACAAGACCAACTTAGCCCCCTACGTCGGATCAGATCTCCAAGGATTCAACGGAGCAACAACCAGACCGTGGGGATATGTTGAGCTCCTCGTCACCTTCGGCGAACAAGAAACGGCCAGGGAAGTCAAAATCCAATTTCTGGTCGTAGACTGTCCGTCTCTCTACAATTGCATCTTTGGACGCCCGACACTGGCCGAACTCACTGCGGTCCCATCCACCGTCCACCTGAAGATGAAATACTACACCAAATTGGGACGTGTGGTCACCATCCATGGTGACATCGAAGCAGCCCGACGATGCTACGACGCCGCAGTAAAAGGACAGGCCGTAGTCAGCACGAAGAGCAACTGCAACAACAAAAAGCTCAAGACCGAGGATCCTGCCCGAGGAGTCAACGCCATCGACCTCGACTGTCGCATCGGGCTGGACGAGACCGAAGAGGGGAGGTTCCCCAAGGAACGCTCTCTCGAACACCCGGTCCGACCAATCCCCGACGGGGAGTTCGAACTCATTCCTCTTGGGGACGATCCGGAAAGGACGGTGAAGATAGGTAAGGGACTACCCGAGGAAACAAGAGAAGAGCTAGTAGCATGCCTCAAAGAGAACTCCGACCTCTTCGCGTGGAATGCCGCAGAAATGCCCGGGCTGGACCCCGAGATCGCGTGTCATAAGCTAGCTGTAGACCGGGCAGCCAAGCCCATAGCACAGCATAGACGCAAGCAATCGCCCGAAAAGGCAGAGGCTGCCGAGCGAGCTGTAAAAGACCTCTTAGAGGCAAATTTTATTTCTGAAGCCCAGTACACAACCTGCCTCTCTAATGTAGTCCTCgttaagaaaaataatggaaaatggcgtatgtgtgttgattatactgATCTTAATAGGGCTTGCCCGAAAGATGCTTTCCCCCTCCCTAATATAGACTCGCTCGTTGACAACTCTGCAGGTTTTAAACTCTTGTCCTTCATGGACGCATATAGTGGATACAACCAGATCCCTATGTCGCCCGCAGACAAGAAACACACAGCGTTCATGACCCCAACGGGCAATTACTATTACAACGTGATGCCGTTCGGGCTCAAGAACGCTGGCGCTACATACCAACGCATGATGAACAAAGTCTTCAAGGACGAAATAGGGGACATGCTCGAAGTGTACATGGACGACATGATCGTCAAATCACACGAGGAGATAACCCATGCTCGACACCTTACGAAGGTATTCGAGCAGGCGAGACAGTGTAAAATGAGGTTCAACCCCGAAAAATGCACGTTTGGAGTCCGAGCAGGCAAGTTCCTCGGTTTCTATCTCACCGAAAGAGGGATCGAGGCCAACCCCGACAAATGCCGGGCATTCTCGGAGTTTCCGACCCGAAAACCAAAAATCGATCCAGTCACTCAATGGAGTGCTCGCCTCACTCTCCCGTTTCATCGCCAAGTCCGCCCAGCACGCGTTGCCGTTCTTCAGACTCCTTCGCAAAGAGGCTACCTTCGACTGGACCGATGA